A single Lolium perenne isolate Kyuss_39 chromosome 6, Kyuss_2.0, whole genome shotgun sequence DNA region contains:
- the LOC127307495 gene encoding basic blue protein: MAAAMKIALLAVAAMAVLSTASAATYNVGEPAGDWGFGINYGSWASSKQFIPGDSIVFKYSPQAHDVLEVSKADYDSCSVASPLTTLNTGNDVVSLPATGTRYFICGFTGHCTAGMKVAIDVVSASSPSTPSSPAPASGPSASNSPPPPSPSAATSVRVTAGLGLVVVLAGLMA; the protein is encoded by the coding sequence ATGGCAGCTGCTATGAAGATCGCCCTCCTTGCCGTGGCGGCGATGGCCGTCTTGAGCACCGCATCGGCCGCGACATACAACGTCGGCGAGCCGGCCGGCGATTGGGGCTTTGGCATCAACTACGGCAGCTGGGCGTCCTCCAAGCAGTTCATCCCCGGTGACAGTATCGTCTTCAAGTACAGCCCGCAGGCGCACGACGTGCTCGAGGTCAGCAAGGCAGACTACGACTCCTGCAGCGTCGCAAGCCCACTGACCACCCTCAATACCGGCAACGATGTTGTCTCACTCCCCGCCACCGGGACCCGCTACTTCATCTGCGGTTTCACTGGCCACTGCACCGCCGGCATGAAGGTCGCTATCGATGTCGTGTCGGCCTCTTCCCCGTCGACGCCATCGTCGCCCGCACCAGCCAGCGGTCCCAGCGCCAGCAACTCTCCCCCGCCGCCATCGCCCTCCGCCGCTACCTCCGTCAGGGTCACAGCAGGCCTTGGCCTTGTTGTCGTGCTTGCCGGTCTCATGGCTTGA